One window of Papaver somniferum cultivar HN1 chromosome 9, ASM357369v1, whole genome shotgun sequence genomic DNA carries:
- the LOC113309911 gene encoding SNW/SKI-interacting protein-like — translation MRLQKEIEETTRRTKAALEKISKEQPSDFNSRSKERIVSPPFDPVQPIKFKRTGSPPLPVMHSPPRPLTVKDYQDYKIPPCVSNWKNPKGYTIPLDKRLAADGRGLQEVPINDNFAKLTEALCVAEQKARESVDMRAKVQKEMLLKEQQRKEQALASERAGGATPPPSPSSVCMTSTSDGITSDGGDLDTRGDYEKVKEKDRELPRESREERRGERKARQASKPLALILLEPGVAATTKIQAASAPTRKISNSTSISSIAKPGCGDRSGN, via the exons ATGAGATTGCAGAAAGAGATTGAGGAAACCACCCGGAGAACAAAAGCTGCTCTTGAGAAGATTAGCAAGGAACAACCGTCAGATTTCAATTCTAGATCAAAGGAGAGGATAGTTAGCCCACCTTTCGATCCAGTTCAACCAATAAAGTTCAAGCGCACTGGATCCCCACCTTTGCCGGTTATGCATTCCCCTCCTCGTCCGCTAACCGTGAAAGATTACCAAGACTACAAAATCCCGCCATGTGTATCAAATTGGAAGAATCCAAAAGGTTATACAATTCCACTGGATAAACGTTTGGCTGCAGATGGTAGAGGTCTTCAAGAAGTTCCGATTAATGATAATTTTGCTAAGCTTACAGAAGCGTTGTGTGTTGCAGAGCAGAAGGCTAGAGAATCAGTGGATATGAGAGCAAAGGTTCAGAAGGAAATGTTGTTAAAGGAACAGCAACGGAAGGAACAGGCCTTGGCGTCTGAAAGGGCTGGTGGTGCCACTCCACCACCTTCTCCTTCATCTGTTTGTATGACTAGTACTTCTGACGGGATCACGAGTGATGGTGGTGATCTGGATACGAGAGGAGATTATGAAaaggtgaaggaaaaagataGGGAGTTACCAAGGGAGAGTAGGGAAGAGAGAAGGGGAGAAAGGAAAGCGAGACAAG CTAGTAAACCACTAGCGCTGATATTATTGGAACCAGGtgtagcagcaacaacaaagatACAAGCAGCATCCGCACCAACAAGAAAGATAAGTAACAGTACCAGCATTAGTAGCATAGCGAAGCCAGGTTGCGGAGATAGGTCCGGGAATTAA
- the LOC113309922 gene encoding lisH domain-containing protein C1711.05-like, with protein MSVMNSEFRNDNDFIKDAMEQPVVTIDETPKKAPKRIAKKPVSKEKSVKISPTRRSPRLHAQSKNENSNGGASRKLLFMDLLNEVESQGFSCLSQATVVGSSSTPVDSFNHDYWVDEVNNTAAGDNTDAGDKTDAGDKANAGDKTDTGDKTDAGDKANAGDKTDTGDKTDAGDNSDGDDEDNVVLENTTVDECHPIEDPNAPPIFDSDEENDIDYEDIVKTYKVGDESSDSSSSEEDNEEVSNDDKNNDKDNDGPEVNDDKYSKPKLDYQKWKEMFNMHSDEEEEPLFPVEEEVTPVDPTKMEVKYAFNNKSAYKKHLRGYCVKHNYQYTVYKSDKTRLRVRCRFREEYGCNWFVNASIKRHEPTFIVRKVNLEHTCVADPKSFNRSADPEFVKDVVHEKLKQTAGALIPKPKHIARDFFVTHNINIPYICAWKARNLLLEDLFGNYEDSYKDVPIFCAMVAHTNPGSVAKYTYGKRDKTFMSMTISCLCSGHSL; from the exons ATGAGTGTAATGAATTCAGAATTTAGGAATGACAATGACTTCATTAAGGATGCAATGGAACAACCAGTAGTAACAATTGATGAGACTCCTAAGAAGgcacctaagaggattgctaagaAGCCAGTTTCAAAGGAAAAGTCAGTAAAGATATCACCTACAAGGAGATCACCAAGGTTGCATGCTCAATCAAAGAATGAAAACTCAAATGGAGGAGCATCTAGGAAGTTGTTGTTCATGGATCTGTTAAATGAAGTGGAATCTCAGGgtttttcttgcctaagtcaagcCACTGTTGTTGGTTCTAGCAGTACACCAGTTGATAGCTTTAATCATGATTACTGGGTTGATGAAGTAAACAACACTGCtgcaggggataacactgatgcaggggataagactgatgcaggggataaggctaatgcaggggataagactgatacaggggataagactgatgcaggggataaggctaatgcaggggataagactgatacaggggataagactgatgcaggggacaatagtgatggtgatgatgaggacaatgtggTGCTAGAGAACACTACTGTAGATGAATGTCACCCCATTGAAGACCCAAATGCTCCACCAAtctttgacagtgatgaagaaaatgatattgattatgaagaTATTGTCAAGACATACAAAGTTGGAGATGAAAGCAGTGATTCAAGCAGTAGTGAAGAAGACAATGAAGAAG TTTCTAATGATGACAAGAATAATGATAAGGATAATGATGGTCCTGAAGTAAATGATGATAAATATTCCAAACCAAAGCTTGATTACCAGAAGTGGAAAGAAATGTTCAATATgcacagtgatgaagaagaagaaccattaTTCCCTGTAGAAGAAGAGGTGACTCCTGTTGATCCTACTAAGATGGAGGTAAAGTATGCTTTTAATAACAAGAGTGCTTATAAGAAACATCTTAGGGGTTACTGTGTAAAACATAATTATCAGTATACGGTCTATAAGAGTGACAAAACAAGATTAAGAGTGAGATGTAGGTTTAGGGAAGAGTATGGCTGTAACTGGTTTGTAAATGCTAGCATAAAAAGGCATGAGCCTACTTTTATTGTTAGGAAGGTTAATCTAGAACACACTTGTGTTGCGGATCCAAAGAGTTTTAACAGATCCGCGGATCCTGAGTTCGTAAAAGATGTGGTACATGAGAAGTTAAAGCAGACAGCTGGGGCCTTAATTCCAAAGCCTAAACACATTGCAAGAGACTTTTTTGTAACTCATAACATCAATATACCTTATATTTGTGCATGGAAGGCTAGAAATCTTCTTTTAGAAGATCTGTTTGGTAATTATGAAGACAGCTACAAGGATGTACCCATCTTTTGTGCAATGGTGGCTCATACTAATCCAGGGTCTGTTGCTAAATACACTTATGGGAAAAGAG ATAAGACATTCATGAGCATGACTATTTCTTGCTTATGCAGTGGgcattctttgtaa